ACCTTACAATATTCGGAGGCACGTTTGCATATAGCCTTTATATCGTCGCTTGCAGGATGCCAGGGTTGTGGGCCCTTGTTGGACAACAACCCCATACCGGTGGCCGCCGCATTGATAACTCCCACGCCTTTGCTCTGTTAAAAATTGCCGTCAATTTAAAACAACATCTACGTAAGTATTTTGAAATCCACAACAGACTTGGTGTCACGTTAActgacttatttattaaaatgtttaatataaaaatccataattttataaactgacaacaacaacaacaattaacaatttaacaatttaattttatcctCGTAAAGCTCGGATGATGTCCAGacacataaaaacaaaatggtctAGATTCCGAGCTTACAACATTCACGAAAACcgatattatacttacttaatcctatattcttacaaataaagcacTTTGAACTTTGAACTTACCTAaagttattgtttatttaaggTACTTAAGTTATGTATTTGGGATTTATTTTGGGTTACATAAACGTTGTTACCAAATCggttaagtacttaagtatgtaccatacttaatgaaaaaaaaaaaacagcagcGCACGAGCCAAACAGCGCTCTGCAGCGAAAAGACCGTGCCGCGTCAGTGGCCGGCGAGTGCCATTCCGAATTCTACCAACTCAATCATGATTGCTATAATACCTAGTAGATGACTATAACTCCTCTatctaccccttcgggggttCAATAGTTACTGACATTGCGGAACTTTGAATGCAAATTTTTGCATACCGTGCATATTTTTAATCCACTTTTTTATCAATTAagcattattttaataatacattttttattgcactttattGTGGGCCTCTTAGTGTGATACCTGTATTGTATTAGTATGGCTTAAGAGCATGTAGGCCAAAACCttcaaaaaacccaaaataaacaagtgaaatcaatattttttgttccGCTGACTGCACAGATTAAACTCATGACCACAGATGTTTGAGGTAGGACATTAGGTATAGGTATCCAAACTTACCTTGAAGTAGCTGATGTGGTTCTGTAGCCTGTTATCGAAGAGCGTAGACTTCGCATAAGATAGTATGGTGGAAATCTTCACATCTGATTCCTCGACGATTTCTGCCATTAACTCGATGTCATAGTCAGCAATGCCTATGAAACGAGCCTTGCCATCTCTCACTGCCTGCTCGAGAACTGGTAACGTTTCCTTCAGGATCACAGATGTGTCCGGTGCGAATGTTACATCATGAACCTGTTGTGTAGAAATCATTAGGGTTTATCTAAATTACTGATAAGTAGACCATTTTCAAGAATATATTGTAATTGAGAgactttatcgactatttattatttccatcCTATTTTTTTCCACAACCAACATCTAGAAAAGTCGAGCAACAACAAGTTAAAccccgttcttcatttgtttcattcaccgcgtaattctcacttccgtcatagaataaggaataataagtatacgacttccgttcccgccttttctgtttacttacttttaaaattaatttattagttgtataacattttcaattataaataatttatattaattctagAATACTtgagaaatattttaaatcattaaaatacttttaaatttgcttggacgataaaagtgcaggtaaattaatagtccatacTTATAAATTCCATTGTTTCGCAAATTTTAACTGTAACCTAGTTAATATTTatgttagatattgagatatctacttgcagatAATGAAACTTCTTTTAACATATTATGCGTGATCatgaccatagaataaggaattcaTGACACCATGTAGCAAAAAAGATGtagccaagtagtaaatgctgACTGAGGCAAATAAACACCTAGGTCCCattggaattaaaaaaatattaattattagtcaCATTTTGAAGtcagagtatttatttttagtataataatatgttttgtaaagtAAGGACGATACGAAAttaaacttatacaaattaAAGGAAATCCAATTATTTACGGCCAATGGTCTTGTAACCAAAgccgcaataaattaaaaaaaaaggaaatccaAGCtataggaaaataaataaatgcgttATTTTCTGTTGATTTCTAAGTACAATATTACACTTTATCCGTTTTTTTCTGACCCTAATCATTTCATTAGTTGAAACTctaaagatattttatataaattaaatgattttCAACCGTAGTCCTAATGGATAAGGCGTGTATCCCCTTTGGCCATAATGACCATCTAGACGGGCATCGTGTGTGACAGCTAGAATTGGATTAGATTGCTCTCAGCCTTGCACTTGCATCTTGACTTTTATTGGGCTGACCTGAATTAAGTCGACGTACTCCAACCCGAGGAGATTAAGCGTATTATCCACTCCAGCCGCAGTCTTCTCCGCGGAGAAGTCGAACATTTTATCAGCAGTCTTCTCATACCGTCCGACCTTACTGCCGATGAAGTAAGTCTCTCGCGGAACTCCCTTTAGTGCCTAGAAAAAAAAAGAGGAAAATTATCTActaccaatgagggactttccaggctacgttccccaaaaataatatagatggcgctgtcgagttTTGTTGtgataattaactattttctcattattcgtgtagataattattcaaaaatacaatataatggcagatgaatatataaaaatattttttgcttgacgttcggatcacattatgtgtagaattatgttgtgacgtatattgcttctctttattttgatcgtaATAGGgcattttttttcaaatgtgtACCATGGTTTTAATAAGATGATTTTTATAAAGATTgctatatttttgattttatgcATTCTAGACAATATTTAGGACTTCAAGTATCTATATATAGGAAAAATCTGGCAAAGCATAcactaatttcaataaaatagcCCGTTTTATGTGACCAAGTTAAGATATTATTTTCTTTCCGTTACCACACAATTTGGGTgataattattgaaataaataggaaaaaacTATAGAAAAAGTTATATTTCACTGCATTTACAGTGTTTTTTTAATGGTCATCATCATTTTAGTAAAATATGAGCCCAATTTCAAATTACAatcttttaattataattccGTTACCAGCTGACCAAAAACGTTACAAATTTTTCGTTGCTGTTTTATAAATAAGAGatagaatttaattatttttcattctgtagtttgaaaaataatatttaacaatTTCCCAAAGTCTATAAAAGgattacattattaatattttagaaaataataacataagtgtattttttttagcgTCTGTAACGGAAAGAACGGTAACGGAATTCTAAGGCAATATACATAAGAGTAGcaatattaacatttttgaaataatattcatttcggttagaaataaaaaaagttttacatgaattatttttttattgaattcttACATCGTTAACTTATGTAATAGCAAAAGTCTTTGAATTTTTCATCATAAGTCTTGTTCTATTCAGTCTCTTTATAATATCTAATTTCCACCAATTACTCAGTTCTAACATCACAGATGTgatggatgcgggcagcgcaggaccgatcgtcgtggagatccttgggggaggcctatacccagcagtgggcgtcgtacggttgATGatgttcatcatcagccgttgAGATCTAATTTCAGAACCTAtaatattctatattttatttgtaatattatattttttatatctattaACCTTATATTATAGTTAGacaaatgtatttatatttatatatatgtatattactttatttatatataatatattatacgtaattatattttgtactaTTTGAATTATCACTATTGTTTCACTACAGTTACATTGTTGTCAATCTTTATAAATCTTAGTAATATTAAACAACTGaatcttaattaaaaacttttacaAAGTTTTAGATTTGgcatttacttataaaaaacaatCACAGCTTTTTTAACTTATAATACGTAGGAACTTATGATACtcttaaagaaaataattaatctCAGTCAAGCATGATAATTGAAGAATGTGATTCATCGTCCGAAGGACCATTTTCTAGACACATTTCGCAGATATAATCAATATAGGTTTGCCCACTACTACAtttaaagcaatatttcaatttgcacGACATGCATGTCGTTACGCTGTTCGAAGTAAAATGCATCACAGTGTGACACTTATT
This genomic interval from Pectinophora gossypiella chromosome Z, ilPecGoss1.1, whole genome shotgun sequence contains the following:
- the LOC126380788 gene encoding uncharacterized protein LOC126380788, which codes for MKYNNLGDTGLKVSHVSLGGAAFSNIYGTFNEQRSLDLINETLKRGVNYLETGPWYGQGSSERTIGKALKGVPRETYFIGSKVGRYEKTADKMFDFSAEKTAAGVDNTLNLLGLEYVDLIQVHDVTFAPDTSVILKETLPVLEQAVRDGKARFIGIADYDIELMAEIVEESDVKISTILSYAKSTLFDNRLQNHISYFKSKGVGVINAAATGMGLLSNKGPQPWHPASDDIKAICKRASEYCKERNVELARIATWFSLNQPGIDTNVCGFYNVDQLVDTLEVADNGLTDHEKKVLEEVQVRFFDKVTLHWDDVELPAYKEELDKLQRGH